The Apium graveolens cultivar Ventura chromosome 10, ASM990537v1, whole genome shotgun sequence nucleotide sequence TCTTATGCTCCCAATCAATTCCGTAGGTTACCATTAGTGATTGAAACTTTACGTTTAACCCGTACTTATGCCATATGCTTCAATTAGTCATAAACGTTATAGCGAAATGCTCGTATAGATGTCAGAGTTACAACTAAGAACGATATTTTTCGATATTTTTGTACTAGACTCTTGTTACAGACTTCACCGTGATGGATTTCATGTCTGTCTATGTACGTTACCTATGGCCTGTATCTGTCACAATCTCTTCTCTAATCAAATTAGGTTGCTGCTTTTTTGTCCACAATAATAATGCTATTATTATGGTCCACACGTAATTGCATTTTTGTTATTTAACAGTCTCCCCTTGTATTATTATTTTGTGACTTTTAATTTAACTGTTTCCATCTTTATCAATGGTAGTTTAGCTTAGATTGATTCTGCAAAACACCCATAAGCTCCAAACAAtcctttataatttattttgtattaGTAATTTAAACATTTATATATTGATATGTCGAAAGGAAGGGTAAGACTGTGTATATCGAGATTGAAGTTTGAACTTGTAGTGTAGCGACAATTTACTAGAAGGGAAGGGTAAGACTGCATATATCGGAATTCAGATCAAAATTAATCTCGAAAAAGCTACATATTGGTCATGATTTTACTTTACAAAAATAATACTCCCCttcgtccctttcaattgttaTTATTTTTTCAATTGTTATCATTTTTGGGAGTGTGTTTGACACgcattttaaaatgaataaaaagtactccctccatctcatatTACGTGTCTTCTTTGGATTTGTGTCGGTTAAATTGACTTAAATTTGactaaaatttattaataatttataattgaacaaaataaaaaaattacatcaccggaaagtagatttaatctactttaatctataatttttagttttttgaaATAATATACTAGTAATATTTAATCGTTAGTCAAAAGTTGATAAATTTGACTTTTATAATGTGACATATGAGATGAAGGGAGTACTTCCTCCCTTCCCCTGGGATGTATACGTGCACTGTTTGCATGTATTTCAATTCTTCTATAGaatatagtttcataatgttttttttcaaaaaaaaaaatcaataaaagtttaaacataaaacatttattaaaaaaaaattaaaaaaatattatggaaTTATAATTTAAAAGAGTATTGAAAATCGTGCCGAAAAGTGATGTATAGAATtcaatgggacagagggagtatagttttataatttttttaagaaaatttatttttctgaataaaagtataaatattctatttttatttaaaaaaaggaaatttttgaaaaaaaattataaaattatattttctattaaTCTAAAAATAGTGCATGTATTTCAATTCTTCTATAGAATATAGTttcataataattttttttaaaaaaaaatcaataacAGTTTACACATAAAacatttattcaaaaaaaaattaaaaaaaatattatggaaTTATAATTTAAAAGAGTATTGAAAAGTGTGCCGAAAAATGATGTATAAAATtcaatgggacagagggagtatagttttataattttttaagaaaatttatttttctgaataaaagtataaacattttatttttattcaaaaaaaaggaaaattttgaaaaaaaattataaaattatattttctattaaTCTAAAAATGCGTGTTGAAAACTCTGTTAAATACGAAACAAACATGACTAGTTGTGTTTATTTTAGTGATTTAGTAATATTTTGATTGAAGTGTCGGTTGCTTTTATTTTTTATTGGCTAGCATAAACTTGAAGGTGACGCATGGGATATACTGTGCGTGTCTATATTTACACCCATACTATTTGTTAAAGCGTGGCACGCCCATTGTACGCAAAGTTTTGCAAGTAACAAAAAAGTATCTTCACAAGATGTTTTTGCTTTTTCGGACAAAAATGTTGAATTTTTCTTTGTCCTAGTATTAGATTTATACTGTTCGACTCTTGTTTCGATCTAGTCAAATTAAGTTTTTCGGATAACTTATATGATTTACATTGTTCGACTCTTGTTCCGATCTTTTCGAATTAACTCGTCCAATTGACTCATATCGAAAAGCGTCCAAATGACTGGTACGATTTATACTGTTCGATCCTTGTTCTGATCGTATCTAATTAACTAGCGTAAATGACATGTATGATTTATTATGTTCAACCCTTGTTCCGATCGTGTTTAATTAACTCAAATGACTCGTATTGAAAAGAACGCGTTGATCGTTAAATCTATGatatattataataaccggaatgagatataatttggttcaacggttattccctaattttggttattaaaaaaataaataaatagtgttaatATGGCTTATAACCTTACAAATGAGTATTTGTACTTGGGACGACAGAAACCACTTGAGCTATCCAACCGCACTCTACTAAACTATTAACTTAAACGACTAGATATAGTATACTTGTTCTACTGAACTAGGACCACAAGTTATCctgttatttttattataaatttatagttattatatatttatataaatattttaaaaatataatatgaagggataaataaaaaaaattaaatattaacgGGAACCCGAACAGCGCACGGGATTTAAACTAAGTAAATTAAAACATTTTTGCTAAATACATTTGTTTTCTGGAAAATAAAAATTATGAAGTTGGGCATGAGACAAGTGTACAAGTATTTGCAAGATACTAGAGCATGGACACTTGTATGGCTTTCACTTTCATCCTTTTCATCTTTTCTTTTTCTCCTTCAAACAGCTCATATCAACTATCAAGTATACTCTTCCAAGCAATTTACACTTTGAAACCATCTTCTCATAGAAGTTTAATTTCAATATTTTACAAGAACATATTATAAGCATTTAACTTGCTTTCATCTTATCCTGCAACATGTGATATACTAGTGTTAAGCATCCAGAAACAGTCCAACAACAGAGTCTTTAGAACCAATCCTTACTCCTACATTATAATTTAAACTATTGCTCATCTTTATCCACATCAACAATAAACCAATGAAAGTTGCATGTACCCCTCGCACCCCTTGCGGGAGGTCAACTACATAACCAAAAGCATGTATAAAACGAGATTCGGTACACAGATCGATTGTTGGAGCATATGATGTAGTCACAAAAACACAAACTAAGACGATTTTGCGGTTTTTTTATACTGCAGTTTACGTTTGTCAGGGAACGGTATCTTGACCgtatataaaattataaacatATATTAAAAGCAATATTTTTTGAAGTTTGAAGTAAGATGTCTTCCTAGTGGTCCCATCTGTCCACCTATTAGAATTTAGAAAAGTAAACCTCTCAAATTCACATTAATATCTTCCAAGACAGTAGCTACAATCTTCACTCCAAGAGCAAAAGGACACCTTTGAGGTGGCCTCCTCCTTGTGAAGTGAAGTTGCACACAACACTTCATGAAAGCCACCTTCATTGAATTCAATAATTCATCACAAGTCCTCAAAACCCAAGTTTAGATCCACCCTATAAATATACTTGTACTCTCTAACTTTCTATGCTAAAAATGGATCTTGATGAGTGGGAGTTCATTTCTGATGATGCCTTTCTTGAGTTATATGAGGATGAGGGCCAAAAATTCTTTccaagaacttatgtgaaagacTCTTCTAAGAGTGTTTTCAACCGCTATTTTGATGATACCTCATCTTCAAAATCCCAACAATTTGTCGAAAAAACAGACCTGCCTAGACTACCAAAACAACTTGTTCCTTTCCCAGTTGAGTTTCAGCCAAATACTCAAGAAAACCATGATCAAGAACATGTGAAACAAGTCATTATTGAGGATTCTAGTGAGACTCGTCTCGTGGTAAACGCGATCACTGAGGAAATCAAGTCTCCGGCTTCATTAAAAGTTGATCAAGACTTTGTACCAAGGGTTGTGTTCAAGAAAATGAATGAAAATGATTATGGGATTGATATCAAAGTGGAGTCACCGAAGTCTGGTAGCAGGGGAGTAGTGCCTCAGATCGAGGCGAATAAGTTTCAGTTTGAGGAGACACCTGATGATCAGACAGTTGAAACAATGACTAAGAAAGATCAAGAACATGATGCTGTCAACATGTGGAAATGGAGCTTAACTGGCGTAGGAGCTATATGTTCTTTTGGTGTTGCTGCTGCTGCTACCATTTGTATCATCATTCTTGGAAACAGTCAGCAACAGCGAAAACATCAAAAGCTTCAGTTCAAGATCTATGCTGATGACAAGGTTAGTGAATTTTCTACAAACATCAGTTACTAAACTTTGTAAGTTGTACACAAGGGAGGGATGAGGATCGGATCTGAGTTCATTTCAACACCGCGGATATGCCTGGACCATTAGGCTATATCGGATTAAGTTAACTAACTCAATTTATATTTTTTACAGAAGATCAAGGAAGTGGTTAATCAGACAAGCAGATTGAATGATGCAATGTCAGCAGCTAGAGGACTTCCCATTGCAAGAGCTCACATAACATATGGCGGTTACTATGATGGTTTCTAAACCGATCTTCTCGATAAATATGTCACTCTGTGCCTAAATAATGTATAAAATTATGTATATAGAATCTGCATATCTTCTGCAACTTGTTCAGTTTAGATCACTTGTTCTGCAAATAGTCTCTTTTAGAAGCATGAGGTGGTTGCTTATCAGTTGCAACTTATTTTGTGTTGTATTGAGCTTCTGCTGGAATTGATTAGTGATTGTAAGGAAGCACCATTAGGTAATGTAAGATTTTTATCTTAACGTGCTCGTTTCAAAGTACAATTATCACATTTATCGCGATATTTACAAACATCTGGAAGCTCAAACCCGCAAGATCAGATACTAATCTGGAAACACAATTTTTAAATGAGAAAGAAGAGATTTCAAACCATACGCAAGCAAAAAATTGACAGATGCTAAAATTCTAACCGAATATAGATATTTTAGCAAGCTTTGATAGGGAAAGAAAGGGACTGATTTAACAAACCAACCCAAATTTTAATTTTATTGCAGAAATGATATTTTTAAGTGCCTTCTGTGATCTGTCTTGTGTCCCCAAACCTTCTGTCTTCTGGTTGGTTGTTGTTCATCTGATGATCTGAACTTGTTCCCTCAGTTCTTCGAGTAGCAAGGTGAGTAAGCAAATCCTCATCGCGCTTAACATTGTCACTGGTTCAACGTGAGAGCTTTAGTCCGATTTCTGGTTATGCTAGCTAACTACTGAAATGAGTAAAATTTCATTGACAGAACTCATTGTAATTTCCTCAGTAGAAATACTCGCGTAACTTGAAAAGACTCGACTCCTCAAtcaaattctgatacaaagtTTTTCTTGTCAGGTGAATTAGTACATAGCAATCAACTATCACTACCATATTAATCACTAGAATGGCACAACCTGAAAGCCATATTTTTAGTAGTAGTCTTCTTTATCTAATAATTCTCGAGGAACACGAGAATCAAACGCAAAACGATATTGTATAACTTCAATTTGGTCTCTACCTGAGATATTTATTTGTTTGAACTAAAGAAAATAACATCAAGGCCAAATAGCATTATCCAAAACGAATCAAACATATCAATATGTCTTGTTCAGAGGTCAAGTATGAGAATGGAGATAAGCATGCAACATTACTTTTGGCATGATTCAGAATATATAATAAGAAAACACAATGCATTGAACATCTAAAATAAATTTCAGTACTACAGATAGATGTATAGCTGGGAGAATTATCTTGTTTTGTACTACAGATACCTTGGCAATAGAAATATCAGTACAGCTCCTATGCGTAAACTTAGAATTAATCAGATTAAGGCAGTGATTACTATCTTAGATGCCTAGAAAAATTTGACACGCGACTACTGGACACGACTTAAGCCTGTAACGTGTTGTGACAGCATCGCTGAGAGGGTCCGAGGGCAGAGCAATTCACCCTGGATTTAGTACAGATTCGGTGTAGACAAATTGTCGATCCACATTAAGATTTACTGTTTTACGAGTACTACTCTAGGCTCGGATTAGTTACTGTTGTTTGGTTTCTAACAACCATAACTTAAGGAACTATTATCCTTATCATGTATTCTAGTTCTGCTTTGGCCTTTTGAGTCCAGAAAAGCTGCAAAGCCTATTTTTTGCAAGTAAAAGAAGAGAAACAGCATCAAGGCCAAATAGCATTATCCAAAAGGAATCAAACATATCAATATGTCTTGTTCAGAGGTCAAGTATGAGAATGGAGGTCAAGTAAAAAGCTTATTTCCCAACATAATAAGAAAACACAATGCATTGAACATCTAAAATAAATTAAGATTACAAAAAGATAAGTTAAATAGCAATATCAGCAAGATAATAATGTGTACTTCTTTTCGTCTCTTCAATGTTGTCTCCTGCCTTCTCTTTGATGTCTTCGATTTCCTCTCTTGTTGCCTGTAGAGCAGTTACCATCGAAGCCACGAACAGGCTTCTTAGAATATTTTCTAAAAGAAACAACCAACTTCTCATTACTTGTCGCATCTTCAACTTGTTCACCCTCTGGCTCTTCATGGTCCAGTGTCTTTGTAAACTCTAGTTCACAATCAGTCTCGATTAAAGACACAGCCTTCTTTGGCCTCGCTTCAACAATATTGAGGCAATAAGTCTGATTTTCATGATTTACCCTAATAGTATCTCCAGTAGTAACACATGCAAAGCCTTTCAAGATTTTTTCCATGGATTCTCTCTGATTCGAAAGATTCATGATAAATTCAGTACTATGTGGTTGTATTTTCAACAATGTGCCTCTCGGAAGAGTAGCACACTCAAAGTTAGCAAGCTGACCTTTTTGTAACAGTAAACTATTCATCATCCAGTTAGGAAGATACACATTACCCTCGTCTTCAATATACTCTAGAACTCCACAATGCGAGTATTTACACACCAAGGGGTTTATGATCTTAAAAGCATTAGGGTATTCAAAATTTCTCATGGATATGACTGCCTCAAGAGCAGATTTAGGCATCATAATTTTGTTACCATCTTCACAATCAAACTTGTTTATATGCGAGAATGGATAACATCGATAATGTAAACTAGGCTTTGATTTATCATCCCTGAAACGAGGCTTTGATCTGTCACCATCCTTGTTTCCTTGATCATGCATATCGTAGTTGAAGTTAGGCCTCGATGATCTATCACGAGCTTTTCTTCCATGATCCTGCATGTAGCTAGGCTTGGACGATAGATCACGAGCCTTTTTACGATGATCAGACTTGTCAGCATCTAGGTTTTCTACCCACCGAATAAATTGAGCAAGATGTACTCGTAAATCCTTGTACACTATCTTAACAGGCTTTATAATTTTGTTGAAGTCCGAAAAGGGAAGACATTGAGGGGGAGAGCTAGGCTTTACAATCCTTGTACTAGGTTTTGATGCATAACAAGGAGCATGCAGAGACCTTGATTTAGATGTATAACAAGCTTTTGATGAAGGAGCATGCAGAGATCTTGATTTAGACGTATAACAAGCTTTTGATGAAGGAACATGCAGAGATCTTGATCTCGAATAACAAGCTTTTGGTGAAGGAGCATCTAGAGACCTTGATCTTCTAGCCATTGCTTGAAATTTGTGTGAGAAGGTGGATGATGAAACTGAAGAAGCATGTCTGAGGAGTTCATGTATTTATAAGAAAGGAGTTATATGAAACAAATTTGTGTTAGGATTTTAATTTTTTAAAGTACTTGATCAAGCAACTACAGTATAAAGAAACTTAGATATAATTGAATTTGAATCTTATATTatagaattagaatttaaaaaaaatatataaatagaATTAGGATTTGTATTTGTATTTATTCGAAAGCAggtaatatttttatttttttatcgtaggtaacccgcagccgctaccctttggGTGCGCACTGCGTGAGCCCgtacgtgaaccaaggtaaaccgcatttaagcgacagactctgactcaggaggcataatcataaattctcctcccgtgggattcgaacatgtgaccaagaggacaattttcctctctttaaccaactgagccaacccttgcgggcaaaGCAGGTAATATTTGAATACACTTCTGTAGAAAATCTCAATATTGCCCTCTGTTTAATTTGATTGTGAACAGTGAACCAGTCTGATTATTACAGTTTTAATGATGTTTATACGAATATCTAAAAGCTCAAACCTGCAGTATGTTACCAATAGAAAATGTTTTAAATTAAATTTCAGAACTGAGGTTTAAAATTTGGGAGAGAGAATTTTTGATTTGAGCAATAAGTCATGTTTCTTATATAATCAGAGTTTGTCATGCGGTTTATAGTTTCACGTGATTTACAGGCTATTGCAGAGTATTGCTTGAACTTGAACATCTGGATTGTACTCGGTGCGCATCCCAAGAATAGCGGCTGCGGGTCCtttatgataaaaaaaatcaTGATACAACAAAAACTCAATGCATTGAAAATCTGAAATATATTAAAATAGCAAAATATAATCAAACCGCATCTACGTTTCGCGATTATCGTCAAAATCCGGAAAACCGGTTTTGAGTGAATATGTATTAAGAAAAAGCCCAAACTTTTCAGAGTGGGCTGAAACCTGTTATGGCATTTAGATAGGAAATAGTTTGGGCTGCCAGCTTTGAATGACCTGTTATGATATAACTGTGAGATTGATTTTGATCTCCTGTCCTGCATAATCACATGGTGTATTGAATTAGgattttaaaggatttttttTCATTTACAAAATCTGGTGATATTTAATCAGAATTTTAAATTATGCTTAAAATTTTGAAGGTATTTAACTGGGATTATTTAAAATCCattaaaatctgatggtattcatATGCTGACGGATTTTTTTGTActtcataaaatgatggattttgtggcATTATTTAAGGTATTTTATGGTTTTTGAAATCCCATCATAATTCATGAGAGTTTGAAGGATTGTATTTAAATCCTAAAGACTTTTCATCAACTATACGACATTTTATCTAGAATCCGCGTAAAATTAAAATCTGATATAATCCATTAAAACTCGGGTCTTGCaccaaaatacccaccattttGAAAAATCTACCTATTGGCGGGATGTTCCGCCTTTTTTACCCACTGCATACGCATGTGGGGGATGcgaatttaatttttaaaattttaacaaagAATACGCATGTTCAACATGCGTATTCACTTTTTGTTTTTTTATGAATACGCATGTTGAACAAGCGTATTCTTTGTAAAATCAAAAGTGAATACGCATGTTCAACATACGTATTCTTTGTTAAAATTAAAATGGCTGTATACGCATCTCTGAAATGCGTATTTCGTGGGTATTTTGGGCGGTTCGCACGCATCTGGGCATTTTGGCAGTTGAAGGTGGAAACTGGTGTATTTTGGGCATTTTTTCATAAAACTCATGAATTATACATTAAAATCCTAATTCAATACACCCCGTTAGGTTCATTTGTATTTTATGTACGGAGAATATGGAGAATAGGAAGTCTAATATTTTAAGATATTTAACTTCATATGAGGGGTCTTTTAACTTTGTTTTCTTTGTAATTTGGGACAGACGGAGTAATTTGCTAAACATTTTTTATCAAACAAAGGAAAAAGAAGTTGTCTGGCCTGCATTGACGCAGTAATCTGCAGATCACTCATTTGTCTTCTCCGATTAAGCTCAAGATCACTCGTTTGTCTTCTCCGATTAAGCTCAAAATAGACATTAAGCCACCGACAatattagttatcatcaccataTATATACAAGAGCTAAGTTAAAAATCACAACTGATGGCTTTTCAGTTAAGTAGCTAGGATAAATTATTGTTTTCATTTTGTTTTGATATATGTAAATAATGATATGGAATAACTACATTCCGGGGTCGTCGTAAGTAatttacactacaagaaaaacatGTTTTTTTAATTAATGAATCGGAATAAAATGTCGTATTGAAACGCTTTTTGAAAGCATGTATTACAATAGTTAGGGAGATTTTGACATAGGAAAATGTTATTTCCAGAGCTATTTCTTTATATCCAGAGCAACATGAGTGTGAGAAGACAAAACTGTCCTCCCTGCATTTACAATCAAAGCCCTGAAAAATATTAATGTAAGGGTAATTTGGTCTTTTCGCATTATTTTGCTCTGGAAACAAAAAAAGAACTCTGAAAATAACATTTCCCTTAACATAATGCAACAATACTCAATTACTATTACACTAGTCGAAAGTTAGTGTTACAATAAAAATGCTGGAGTTGCAATTGTAACGCTCACAATCAGAAGATTCCCAAAAGTGTTATAATTAGTAGCAATTATAACGCTCACAAACGCAACGCACTTTACTATTATAATAGCTCTGTTATAACAGATTTAAGGTCTATTGTAACATCAGAGAGGAGAGCGTTACAATTGACCATCTATGACGTAGTGGAAAAATTCTATAATCATTAGAAAATACCTCATTTGTGTTTGATTTCATGAAACAAAGAATTCAATCTGTTAGTTAGTACGTTTAATTTAATTTGTTACCCAAAATCGCAAACAGCTAATTGCAAATTAGAACCGATTGTAATTTCAAAATTCAATGTACAAACTACAAAGATAATATGTGCACTGCAAGATAAGCTCTGCTTGATTTCATAAACTGGAGCTTAAACATTATACATGCAACTGGAACAAAAAAGAACTAGGTTCATCCTTAATTACATGAGTTTATTAGACTAAGCTCACTCAACTTGAAACTCCAGATCTGAGAGCTTTCCACAGATACTTTCCACTTGCCATGTCAACAAATACCCAGAATCCATTTTGCATCATCTGTTTATCAAACAACATATATTTAGTTAAAAATCATGTTATTAATCTTATTAACGGGGTTGAAATTTTATGATTCAAACGAACCTCGGTTGTTCATCATATTAAGTAAAAGTTCATCTAAAATCTTAAGATACCATAGAACTCAGCAGAATAGAATCTTATGTTATTCGACGGTATAAATTACTTCCACCAACATTATTAGAATCATTAATTTGTTAATCGGACACCAAGATTTCAACTCAAGTTAACATAAACGAGAACACGAGACATTGTTGTATTGTATATGATAAGTAACCGGTTCATCTAAAACGTATCAGAACAAAAACAGTATAAATGATGATCATACCTTCGTGATATTGTGTTCTTGTCGATCATTTTCCGAGCCCTTAACATCTTCAGAATCCTCAGAGAACAAAGAATCAGTAGCTGCACTAGTGCCAACAGATTTCCATGCAACAAACCCTGCCAAAATCACCGAGAAGAACACCAGAAAGAACCTCATGGGACACATCTTCAGACAACTTAAGAAAAATGGATCAGTGCTAATCAAAGTTTAGCAGGTATAATTGCTTTATCTTTTGCTTTTGAATGGGTTAGGCAGCTAGCGATGAAGATGCTTTAAAGAATACGTACGTTAAGATAAATCCTAGtgattaaaatatttatatacaAATAGTTTTAAACGCGTGTTTTGGTTAGGTTTTTGGATTTTTTGCTTTTACCAGGTCTAAAAGATGGCTGGTGCCTAGTGGCAACCAACTCTTGTTTGAAAATTTAGTTGGTGTAATGCTTACTTTTTGTTTTACGATACTTGTCAACGAATAGATATGAACTATTATGCAGAAGTGTTATCTAGAAAACTCGGCACTAGGTCAATTTTTAGCACTATGCTTCATTTTGACTTCTCTTTTTGCtgaaatttttaaattttaaagtgACTGGTTACTCAGATCGTCATCGGGTTCGATTTAGATTGTAATATCGATTTCCATTCTTCACACCTTAATATTTAAACGAATGTTATATCATGTGTTCATGGGCACACAATAAGCGtgaaaatttataaatataattcattttaattggttttttcttttaaaagtgaTGGACTCCTGCATACACAAAAAGATACCAattaaaatggttaaaatttataaatttttgcGTTTAATGTGTGCTCATAAGAACATGGTAAAAAACTGATATTTAAATATCGTAACATAAAGTAGTAAACAAATATTGTACGGTTGAGGGGAGTGGTAAAGAGTATAAGATCTTGTTCGAAATTTATTCTGGCACCGTAAAATTTTAAAGCGAACGGCTATTTAACAAAAAATACATATGTTAGTTGTTTATTTGGTGGTTTATGTTTTTAGCTTACAACTTGTATTCGGATTGTTCAAAAATATTATCAAGGGTGAGtgtta carries:
- the LOC141690298 gene encoding uncharacterized protein LOC141690298 isoform X2, which translates into the protein MLKMDLDEWEFISDDAFLELYEDEGQKFFPRTYVKDSSKSVFNRYFDDTSSSKSQQFVEKTDLPRLPKQLVPFPVEFQPNTQENHDQEHVKQVIIEDSSETRLVVNAITEEIKSPASLKVDQDFVPRVVFKKMNENDYGIDIKVESPKSGSRGVVPQIEANKFQFEETPDDQTVETMTKKDQEHDAVNMWKWSLTGVGAICSFGVAAAATICIIILGNSQQQRKHQKLQFKIYADDKIKEVVNQTSRLNDAMSAARGLPIARAHITYGGYYDGF
- the LOC141690298 gene encoding uncharacterized protein LOC141690298 isoform X1, with translation MLKMDLDEWEFISDDAFLELYEDEGQKFFPRTYVKDSSKSVFNRYFDDTSSSKSQQFVEKTDLPRLPKQLVPFPVEFQPNTQENHDQEHVKQVIIEDSSETRLVVNAITEEIKSPASLKVDQDFVPRVVFKKMNENDYGIDIKVESPKSGSRGVVPQIEANKFQFEETPDDQTVETMTKKDQEHDAVNMWKWSLTGVGAICSFGVAAAATICIIILGNSQQQRKHQKLQFKIYADDKKIKEVVNQTSRLNDAMSAARGLPIARAHITYGGYYDGF
- the LOC141692166 gene encoding uncharacterized protein LOC141692166, which codes for MCPMRFFLVFFSVILAGFVAWKSVGTSAATDSLFSEDSEDVKGSENDRQEHNITKMMQNGFWVFVDMASGKYLWKALRSGVSS